GCGACTGGGGCAGCCCCACGATCCCGGACCGGATCGACCTCAGGACCATGCTGAGGATGGCCCCTGACGTGCTGCCGCACCCGCGCTGGCTGTGGCGGTTCGTGCGCGCGGGCCGGCTGCCCGACCTGACCACCCCGAACATGCGGCAGGCGGGCGGCGGCGTCCCGACCTTCTTCGGCGCGTACGGCGAATGGATGCACACACCCCCGCCGAGCTGGGTTGACATCGGCTGGCTGGCGAAGGAGTGGGGCGGGCCGTTCCTGCTCAAGGGCGTCGGGCGGGTCGACGACGCCCGGCGCGCGGTCGACGCGGGCGTCACCGCGCTGTCCGTGTCCAACCACGGCGGCAACAACCTCGACACCACCCCGGCGACGATCCGGCTGCTGCCCGCGATCGCCGAGGCCGTCGGCGACCAGATCGAGGTGCTGCTCGACGGCGGGGTCCGGCGCGGCGGCGACGTGGCCAAGGCCCTGGCGCTCGGCGCGCGGGCCGTGCTGATCGGGCGGGCCTACCTGTGGGGCCTGGCCGCGAACGGGCAGGCCGGCGTCGCGAACGTCCTCGACATCATGCGCGGCGGCCTCGACTCGGCGGTGCTGGGCCTGGGCCACGCCTCGGTCGGCGAGCTGGGTCCCGACGACCTGGTGATCCCGGACGGCTTCACGCGTACGGCGGGGGCGGCGGCGCGGTGACCGCCTGGCTGAACCGGGCCGTGTGGCCCGAGGTGCCCGCGGCCGGTGCACTCGTGCTGGTGCCGGTCGGGTCCACCGAGCAGCATGGACCGCACCTGCCGCTCACCACCGACACCGTCATCGCCCGCGCCGTCGCCGAGCGGGTCGCGGCCCGCCTGCCGGGGCAGGCCCTGGTCGCGCCCGCGATCGCCTTCGGCGACAGCGGCGAGCACGCGGGCTTCCCGGGCACGATCTCCATCGGGCACGAGGCGCTGCGGCTGGTGCTCATCGAGACGATGCGCTCGCTGGCGCTGTGGGCCGGGCGGGCGGTCTTCGTCAACGGTCACGGCGGCAACACCCGCACCCTGGACGACGCGGTCGCGACCCTGCGGGCGGAGGGCCATCACGTCGCCTGGACACCCTGCGTGTTCCCCGGCGACGCGCACGCCGGCCGGTCCGAGACCTCGGTGATGCTGCACCTCGCCCCCGGTGAGGTCCGCCTCGCGGACGCGGCCGCCGGTGACACCCGCCCGCTCGCCGCGCTGATGCCGCAGCTGGTCCGGAGCGGGGTCCGGTCCGTCGCCCCGAACGGCGTGCTGGGCGACCCCGCCGGCGCCGGGGAGCGGGAGGGCCGTGCCCTGCTCGACGCGCTGGTCGACGACACGGTCCGCCGGGTCACGGCCTTCACGCCCGACCACCGTGGGCGCCTCGGATGACCCTGCCCGTGGGATTCGCCGTCGTCCTCGACGCCCGGACCCGCTTCGTCGACGGCGGCCGTGCCCTGCTCGGCGGGGCGCCCACCACCCACCTGGTGCGGCTGACGCCGCGGGCCCGGAGGCTGTTCGACGGCCGTACGCTGCGGGTGCGCGACGCGGCGAGCGCCGCGCTCGCCGACCGGCTGCTCGAACTCTCGATCGCGCACCCCGGCGTCGACGAGATCCCGCCGCACCCGGACCCCCGCTGCACCTACGTCATCCCGGTGCACGACCGGCCGCGGCAGCTCGACCGGCTGCTGGCCGGCATCGGGCCGGGCAACGAGGTCATCGTCGTGGACGACGCCTCCACCGGCCCGGCGGCGATCGCGGCGGTCGCCGAGCGGCACGGCGCGCGGCTGGTCGCCCTGCCGCGCAACCTCGGCCCGGCCGGGGCCCGTAACGCCGGTCTGCGGCTGGTGCGCACGCCGTTCGTCGCGTTCGTGGACTCCGACATCGTGCTCGCCGACGACACGGTGCCGACGCTGCTCAAGCATTTCCACGATCCGCGTACGGCCGTGGCGGTCCCCCGCATCACCGGGCTGCGTACGGCGACCTCGGAAACGTGGATCGGGCGCTACGAGAACACCCGCGGCTCGCTGGACCTGGGCGCGCGGCCCGCGTCCGTGCAGCCCGGCTCGTACGTGTCCTGGGTCTCCACCGCCTGCCTCGTCGCGCGGGTCAGCGCGATCGGCGACGGGTTCGACGAGAGCATGCGGGTCGGCGAGGACGTCGACTTCGGGTGGCGGGCGGTCGCCGCGGGCTGGCGCGTGCGGTTCGAGCCGTCGGTCGCCGCGGCGCACGAACACCGTGCCCGGTTCGGGGACTGGTTCGTGCGCAAGGTGCAGTACGGCACCGGGGCGCATCCGCTGGCCGTACGGCATCCCCGGGCGGTCGCCCCGGCGATCATGGCGCCGTGGAGCGCCGCGCTGGCCGTCGCCGTGCTCGCGCAGCGGCGCTGGTCGGTGCCCGCGGCGGCGGCGATCTGCGCGGTGACCGCGGCCCGGATCTCCCGCAGGCTCGACGTCGAGGGAGCGGCCGGGCTCGGCGTGCGGCTCACCGCCGGCGGCGTGGTCGGCACCCTGCTGCAGACCGGCGGCCTCATCACCCGGCACTGGTGGCCGGTCACCGCCGTCGGCTGCCTCTTCTCGCGGCGGGTACGCCGCGCGGCCGCGGTCGCGGCGGTGGCCGATGTCCTGCTGGAGTACGCGAACAGCCGGGTCGACCTGGACCTTCCCCGCTACTGGCTCGGCCACCGGCTCGACGACGTCGCCTACGGCAGCGGGGTGTGGCTGTCGGCCATCCGGGGGCGGTCGGCCGCGTCCCTGCTGCCGCAGCTGCGGAGGCCGTCCACCAGCCGCCGCAGCGGGCGGCGGAATGGGGCGGTCAGCCGAGGCCCAGCGCCGGGAGGCACTCCTTGACGCCGGTCAGCTCGATGTCGTCGCGCCGGACCTGCTCCCAGGCGTCCCGGGTCAGCACCCAGCGCTGGATCTGCGCGACCTCGCCGCGGCGGGTGTCCCAGGTGGTGCCGTTCTTCACGTAACCCAGCGCCTGCGAAACCTTGTTGGAAGCGTGATTGTCGGTGAACGCGTCGCTTTCGGCCTCGCGTGCGTTCAGCCCGGCGAACGCCAGATGCAGCACGGCCGCGCGCATCTCCCGGCCGATCCCGCTCCCGCGCCGGCCCGGCGCCAGCCAGGAGAAGGTGGAGACCGTCCCGAACCTCTTGAAGTCGACGCCGCGCAGGTCCTGCATGCCGATCGGCTCACCGTCCAGCAGCACGACGAAGTACAGCCGCCAGAAGCTCTCCTCCACGCGGGCACGCCCCGCCCAGATGGCCCGCAGCCACCGCCACTCGCGGTCGGGACTGTCCGCGTAAAGCGACATCGGATCGTCGAACGGCCAGGGCGCGACATCGGCGACACCGGCGCGGACGATCGGCACCAGCCGCTCCAGCAGCTCATCCGTGGCCGCGGCCAGCGTCAGCCGCGGCGTGCGCACCTCAAGGTTCAGCGGAGGGTACGTGTGGATCACACGTGAACCGTATGCGGACCGGACGCCGTCCGCAACCGACGCTCCATTCGGCTCAGTGAATCGTCCGGGTGACCGGCACCCTGGTGGCGGTGAAGGAGACCGTCATCCCGCTCACCCATACCGCCCACACGATCTGCAGATCGCTGCGGCCTTTCCCGGGTGTCTCCAGCAGGATGTCGGGCAACCCGGCGAGGGTGCACCCAGCGGTGAAAGC
The Catellatospora sp. IY07-71 DNA segment above includes these coding regions:
- the mftE gene encoding mycofactocin biosynthesis peptidyl-dipeptidase MftE, which gives rise to MTAWLNRAVWPEVPAAGALVLVPVGSTEQHGPHLPLTTDTVIARAVAERVAARLPGQALVAPAIAFGDSGEHAGFPGTISIGHEALRLVLIETMRSLALWAGRAVFVNGHGGNTRTLDDAVATLRAEGHHVAWTPCVFPGDAHAGRSETSVMLHLAPGEVRLADAAAGDTRPLAALMPQLVRSGVRSVAPNGVLGDPAGAGEREGRALLDALVDDTVRRVTAFTPDHRGRLG
- a CDS encoding GNAT family N-acetyltransferase, with protein sequence MIHTYPPLNLEVRTPRLTLAAATDELLERLVPIVRAGVADVAPWPFDDPMSLYADSPDREWRWLRAIWAGRARVEESFWRLYFVVLLDGEPIGMQDLRGVDFKRFGTVSTFSWLAPGRRGSGIGREMRAAVLHLAFAGLNAREAESDAFTDNHASNKVSQALGYVKNGTTWDTRRGEVAQIQRWVLTRDAWEQVRRDDIELTGVKECLPALGLG
- the mftF gene encoding mycofactocin biosynthesis glycosyltransferase MftF (Members of this protein family, MftF, are glycosyltransferases, members of PF00535 (glycosyl transferase family 2). The encoding gene is found as part of the mycofactocin cassette, in Mycobacterium tuberculosis, many other Actinobacteria, and occasional members of other lineages. Mycofactocin itself, a putative redox carrier, is a heavily modified derivative of the C-terminal Val-Tyr dipeptide of the mycofactocin precursor MftA (TIGR03969).); its protein translation is MTLPVGFAVVLDARTRFVDGGRALLGGAPTTHLVRLTPRARRLFDGRTLRVRDAASAALADRLLELSIAHPGVDEIPPHPDPRCTYVIPVHDRPRQLDRLLAGIGPGNEVIVVDDASTGPAAIAAVAERHGARLVALPRNLGPAGARNAGLRLVRTPFVAFVDSDIVLADDTVPTLLKHFHDPRTAVAVPRITGLRTATSETWIGRYENTRGSLDLGARPASVQPGSYVSWVSTACLVARVSAIGDGFDESMRVGEDVDFGWRAVAAGWRVRFEPSVAAAHEHRARFGDWFVRKVQYGTGAHPLAVRHPRAVAPAIMAPWSAALAVAVLAQRRWSVPAAAAICAVTAARISRRLDVEGAAGLGVRLTAGGVVGTLLQTGGLITRHWWPVTAVGCLFSRRVRRAAAVAAVADVLLEYANSRVDLDLPRYWLGHRLDDVAYGSGVWLSAIRGRSAASLLPQLRRPSTSRRSGRRNGAVSRGPAPGGTP
- the mftD gene encoding pre-mycofactocin synthase MftD (MftD, an enzyme found in the mycofactocin biosynthesis locus, performs an oxidative deamination of 3-amino-5-[(p-hydroxyphenyl)methyl]-4,4-dimethyl-2-pyrrolidinone (AHDP). The resulting compound, now called pre-mycofactocin (PMFT), is a biologically active redox cofactor that can oxidize the non-exchangeable NADH of TIGR03971 family SDR-type oxidoreductases.); protein product: MFGNPWFETVAEAQRRASKRLPYAVYGALLAGSERGATVADNVGAFAELGFAPRVAGHHAVRELSTTVLGMPTAMPVLISPTGVQAVHPDAEVAVARAAAGHNVIMGLSSFASKDVEEVVAANPNTAFQLYWSGDRDTILQRMERARAAGCRALILTLDWSFSHGRDWGSPTIPDRIDLRTMLRMAPDVLPHPRWLWRFVRAGRLPDLTTPNMRQAGGGVPTFFGAYGEWMHTPPPSWVDIGWLAKEWGGPFLLKGVGRVDDARRAVDAGVTALSVSNHGGNNLDTTPATIRLLPAIAEAVGDQIEVLLDGGVRRGGDVAKALALGARAVLIGRAYLWGLAANGQAGVANVLDIMRGGLDSAVLGLGHASVGELGPDDLVIPDGFTRTAGAAAR